gaagcccagctcagcccactcCCTGCTGTCCACGAGCTGTGGCCCAAGAGCCAGCTGGTTGGGCCTGGAGGAATGTGGGTTGTGTTGGGTGGCTTGGGACAGCCGGGGGCTCCCCggagagggtggaggggtggggacaggagccAGAGGGTTGCACAAGCGCCCGAGTGGGTGGATGAGTCACAGCCCAGGGGAAGGCGGAaaaaaggaggggtggggagaggggtgggacaGACAGAGTTCTCTCAATGGCCTGCTCTTCCAAAGGCTTCtgcccatttgacagatggggaGATTGAGGCCCAGAAAGTGGCAGGGCCTTGTCCTGGCTTTACAGGGCAGTCGGGGGGTTGAAAGCTGGAGAgagctgggcaggcaggaggcccTAGTCCCCTGCTCCTCCTTGATGGGGTGGCTGGGGTGACAGGGAAAGGGAGCGTCAGGTGGCCTGGTTTCCCCATTATTCACTGCCAGGGCCACGCTGTCCTGGGGGCTCCAATGGGGCAGAAAGGGGTTTGTCCTTCAGAGTCACTGCCACCCCACACCAGGGCAAACCCATGGCCTCAGTGACCCCAGCTAGGCCTTGGCTTCAGAGGCCCCAAGAGAACTCGGCCTCACCGTGCGGCCGTGAGGGTCAGAGAGGCCGAGGGGACTGCTGGGATGCACAGCCAAGCCAGTTGGATATTGGTTGGGGCAGAGGTATGGGGCCTTGGGCACATGGCCTCCTCTCCCTGAGCCCTGTCTTCACACTTCGGCAGTAGAGATGGTGCTGCCCTATGGGACTGCCGGGGGCTCAGGCATGACAGTGTACAGTAGGAGCCTTGTGAATATCGCCACCAGCGCCTCCTAGAGAGAGTATGGGTAGAAGCCTGCACTCAGATTCATTAGGAAACAGCTTGTATTGAggcgtttattgagcacctactgtatgctcCCACATCACCTCACATTGCCCTTTGGCATGCCTGTGAGCTCTCTAGTGAAGGGGCGGGTGCCAGTCTTCAGCTCTCAAGCACCCAGTGTGAGTTTTGCTAGCATAACCTCACGTTCTGCAGAACCAGACATGGACTGCCCTGGTGCACATCTGGGGAAACAGGGTGGGGCACTACTCTGAGGATCTTAAGCCTTGGTGGGTCCCTCCCATATTCACgaccaccccttcctctctggtgCTGTAGGTCTCGGCGCGGAAAATGGCCGGCGGCGTGGACGGCCCCATTGGGATTCCGTTCCCCGACCACAGCAGTGACATTCTGAGTGGGCTCAACGAGCAGCGGACACAAGGCCTGCTGTGTGACGTGGTGATCCTGGTGGAGGGCCGAGAGTTTCCCACGCACCGCTCCGTgctggcggcctgcagccagtaCTTCAAGAAGCTGTTCACATCCGGCGCTGTGGTAGATCAGCAGAACGTGTACGAGATTGACTTCGTCAGTGCCGAGGCGCTCACAGCTCTCATGGACTTTGCCTATACGGCCACGCTGACTGTCAGCACAGCCAACGTGAGTGACATCCTCAGTGCTGCCCGCCTGTTGGAGATACCCGCCGTGAGCCACGTCTGCGCCGACCTCCTTGACAGGCAGATCCTGGCAGCCGATGCGGGCACTGATGCTGGGCAGCTGGACCTGGTAGATCAAATTGATCAGCGAAACCTCCTCCGTGCCAAGGAGTACCTCGAGTTCTTCCAGAGTAACCCCATGAACAGCCTGCCCCCCGCAGCCGCTGCTgcagctgccgccgccgccagctTTCCATGGTCAGCCTTTGGCGCATCTGAGGATGACCTGGACGCCACCAAGGAGGCCGTGGCTGCAGCTGTGGCTGCCGTGGCTGCAGGTGACTGCAATGGCTTGGACTTCTATGGACCTGGCCCCCCGGCTGAGCGGCCCCCAGCCGGGGATGGGGACGAGGGCGACAGCAACCCGGGTCTGTGGCCAGAGCGGGATGAGGATACCCCTGCAGGGGGCCTCTTTCCACCTTCCGTGGCCCCTCCAGCTGCCACACAGAACGGCCACTATggccggggtggggaggaggaggtctCACTGTCAGAAGTAGCCCCAGAGCCAGGGGACTCTCCTGGCTTCCTGTCGGGAACAGCTGAGGGTGAGGACGGCGATGGGACCGATGCGGACGGGCTTGCGGCCAGCACACTGCTACAACAGATGATGTCGTCGGTGGGCCGGGCGGGGTCAGCGGCGGCGGGGGACAGCGACGACGAGTCGAGGGCAGACGACAAGGGTGTCATGGACTACTATCTGAAGTATTTCAGCAGTACCCATGACAGCGACGTCTACCCGGCTTGGTCGCAGAAGGTGGAGAAGAAGATCCGGGCCAAGGCCTTCCAGAAGTGCCCCATCTGTGAGAAGGTCATCCAGGGCGCCGGCAAGCTCCCGCGGCATATCCGGACCCACACCGGTGAGAAGCCCTATGAATGCAACATCTGCAAGGTCCGATTCACCAGGTGAGCCAGCGCCACtggcgggggtggagggtgtTGGGTGGCTTCCTGGGTCCTTTGCTCAAATTGCAGCTacgtgcagacacacacacacacacacacacacacacacacacacagcctccaggGACATAGGCAGCAGCACCTTATTCATTTTGGGGTGCCCTCCCCCAGTGTGTCCCTCCAGAGCAGCCTTTGGGTGCAGGCACTAAACCAATGACTGCATAGAACATAAACATGCCAGGTGGTGCTTAGGGAGCCGGGAGAAGGAGCACAGGGTTGGCGCTCTCCCAGAGGAGGTTCTTGGGATGGAGGAGAATTTTTGCTTTGGGAGAGGCCAACAGCCTAGTAGGGAGCAGGGAGCTCAGTTGTTTGAGTCACTTTAAGTCTCCTGTGAGTCTGGAAACTTACTTCATTCGGCCAACATTTATGGGGCACCTTctgggtgccaggccctgttctaggCGCTGGGGATGCAGAAGTGGAGAGATAGGCCAAAATCCCCATGGACAAAGCTTGCGTGAGATAAAATCAAAGAACTGATAGCACCAGCTGGTGGAACGTGAAGAGAGCCGAGAACAAAGGGAGGGGAAAGCTGTGGGTGCTGCTTTAAAcagagctgagacctgaaggaggtgagggaaggaGTCTTGGTGGAAggttcaggcagagggaacagccagtacAAGGACTGTGAGACCAGTTCAGCTCAGGGGACCACTGCAGTCAGGGGAGGGAAATTGGCTCAGGAGCCACTGGGCTTGGTCCTGGGGCAGGAGTTTGAGGTCTGGCTGGGGAAATTTGTGATTTGGTCTTAAAAGTCCAGAGGTAGCTGACTGGGCCTTGTAGGCCAGTctagtgggggtggaggggttgacgtgcaggggcctggccaggctgggtgactCAGCACCACCCCatacccccacccaccctggggTTCCCCCAGCCACACCCACCCAGACTGAAGAAAGAAGGCATTGTCCCAgcttcccagctctgccccttggGAAGAGGACCTGGGGGCTGACCCCTGGCCCCCTTTCCTACAGGCCAGAACAGGAGGGTGTGGCCTGGAGTGCAGGGCCCAGGAATATCAGGCAGGGGGCAAAGGACAGCTACCAGAGGCAAGCAGTGTAATTGGTGGCCTGGCTCACCCCTTTGGTGAGATTGTGGTTCTTTTAGTTTTGGGGGCTCCATCCTCCTCCAGATGGGGCATGGAGATGGCTATGGGCCTTGCCCTTCAGGGTCTCTGCACCTGAGAGGAACGGCTTCGTGAGGGCTCAGCAAGCCAGGGTCTGCAGAAGTGACCAAGCTGACCTCTGACCCCAACCACAGGCCTCAGGCTATTTCATTCTGACCTGGAGTTCTCTTGGCCATCCTATTCCCAACCCAGGGCTGATCCCATTTGCCAGTcaaggaaactgaagcatagaGGGACCAGGCCAAACCTCTTTCCCTCATGCACTCACCTGGCTGCTCTCTGTCCCTGACCcggggccccagcccccaccccttcctccaggcccaggagcccagaggcccCTCTGAGTCACATTAGAGAGTTGAGTAAGCGGGGCCTGTGGCAGCGGGGCTATAATTACACTGGCCACGGTCTGGGGTGATGAAACTGGAGCTGACTCCACCTCGCAGCCCCTGACCCGCTGTGCAACTCGGtgcaagtcacttcccctctctgagcctcagttgggGAAATCTCTGTATTCTCCTCGCATAGTCTGAGTCCCTGCCGCCCCCTCTGTGACTGGCCCCATGCAGTGGTCTGGGCAGAGCACCTGGGAGACGTGGTAGAGCCCCAGGCAGGAGGCCAGTTACCGTCCTCCTATGGATAAGGAGGGATTCAGAGAGGTTCAGcttttgcccaaggccacacagcaagcaGGGCCCAAGGCCCTTTCTAGACCTTTGAGAGGCCTCTGGCTCCTTGTCCCATTGTACCCAGAACTATCCCTAGCCACAGCCTGCCTTTCGGTCATAGTTTCAGCCTCAAGGCCAGCATGAGTTGGGGGGTTGTCCGGTAGGGGGCCCAGCACAGCGCCCACTGACTCTTGCCCCCTCCACAGGCAGGACAAGCTCAAGGTGCACATGAGGAAGCACACAGGTGAGAAGCCGTACCTGTGCCAGCAGTGCGGGGCGGCCTTCGCCCACAACTACGACCTGAAAAACCACATGCGTGTGCACACCGGCCTGCGGCCCTACCAGTGTGACAGCTGCTGCAAGACCTTCGTCCGCTCCGACCACCTGCACAGACACCTCAAGAAAGACGGCTGTAATGGCGTCCCCTCACGCCGTGGCCGCAAGCCCCGAGTCCGGGGCGGGGGGCTCGGGGGACCCGaccctggccctggggccactGCACCGCCCAGCGCCTCCGCCCCACCTGGCTCCCCTGAGGCCCGGCGCAATGGCCAGGAGAAGCACTTTAaggacgaggacgaggacgaggaggaggccAGCCCTGATGGCCTGGGCAGGTTGAATGTAGCGGGTgctggtggagggggtggtgATGGGGCCACTGGGAACCCTGCCGACGGCAGCTTCGCGGCTGGACTCGCCTGAaaaccaaaaagagaaaacaaacccgagagagagagagagagagagaggagagagagagagagagagaaaatcacccaccaccccccaaaaaacacaaaaaaaatctatctatatacaGATATCTAtatcgatatatatatatatatatattcagatatatatatatgaagcatCACAAGATCTAGGATAGTGCTTTTCtcagatttttctctttcatgaagTTCTCTCCCTCCACGGGAACTcttgccctccacccccaactcccctttccctccaccccGTCCATGGGTTTCGGGGCTTGGTTTGGGGTTTGTGGGACAGGGGTTCTGAGtcccccccacccactgggcGCCCCCAGCATGGGGTCTGGGATTCCATTCGAGACCtgggcagggtcccaggttccggGCAGGGATGAGGGctgctgtgggagggagggggcgaggCAGGACTGGGGTGGGCTTTAGTTTTTCTCCCCTTGCTGGTTTCTATGAGTCTTTCAGACAAGACCTTAAATGATTTCTGTCTGCTGTGAGCGGACGTTAAAATGGTCCCTGaacctacccccaccctccttcctcagGGCACTTATTAAGTGGGGGTCTTCCCCCTCGATCTCCCTCACAGCCTCCTTGCCTCCTATCCTTGTCTGTGGTCCCCTGTATCTCCTGGCCACTGCAACACAAACCTATTTATTTCCAGGtgtggagaaaggggagaagACGGGAAGAGGGGGCACCAGGATGGCTCCCAGGGGCTTCTGTTGCCTTCCTTCATGGCACTTAAAACCCAGTGGGGCACCCAGGGGCCACCTCTCAGAGCGCCCCCATCAACTCTGTCTGTGTCCCCTGACCCAGGTCACTCAGACCCCCATTTAAAGTTTGGAGATTTAAAACTTGtcttcaccccctccccacctctcccctcagccctcttccaattttttaaagcactttttagattgttttcccctcttttcctccataaaaacaaaatttatatatatatatatagaaagagagagagatatatataaGATATAACTTTTCCTCAGAGGAGCAGACAAGTGTGGGGTGAGACAGCCAAGGGCAGAGGGAACCCAGGGTCTTACGGtggcagggaagagggagagaagagtccAGAAGTTCCAATGtcacaaaagcaataaaaagattttacaaaacgaaaggaaacaaaaacatgacAACCAACCCCAATAGAAGTCTCGGCACTTTGTAACAGAACGGGTACTATActttatcttaatttaaaaacatgtttacaaGTTGCAACCAACTTCTATGAAAAgttgaaaagacaaaaaaaaataaaaagagagagagcgagtgAGCGAGAGCGCAAAAAGATTCCTAAAAGCTGATTTATTTttgtacaaaataataaaaaaaaaaacccaccacagATGTAGAATCCAATTCTGTGCCCCAGGCGAGAAGGGAGTCAGGAAGGCCATGGGGACGTGGGCGAGGCCAAGGTCTTCGGGGTGAACCTGCTTCACCAGGGGCTTGCCTGGCCGGCAGGACTGGGGTTTTTGTATTTCTGCCatgtcccccactccctcccattCTGTCCCTTTTTTGGTTCTGATTTAGCGATGTCTCATTACCCACTGGCCATACAATGGCCACCCATGTCTGTGGGGACCCTCCTTACTGACTTCCTAGCTCAGGGATGGGCCCAAGAGAGGGCTGGCCTTTCAACCAGCCAGAGCAGTCCAgttcccccaacctccccccctccttGCTGTTCCCCCATCCTCACCACTTACTGGCTTCCCGCCTCTCCTTGTGGCCACTGAGGAGCTGCCATCTTGGATATGCCATCCCCTTTGAGGTGGGTGACAGGAGGCCCCACCTCCAGGGCCTTACATCCCCCAAAGCACCCCTCTTTTTACTCAAAGGCACTGACTGTCATCTGGGGGCTGGCACCTGGCTCCCCAAAGGCTCGGTGTTGACCGAGCCACAGGCCACGGacgggggccagggcagggaaaCCATGTTACCAGAGGCCAGGGCACCTTTACCCTCTCTTGCATATGCAACGCCTAGTGTGGGACCCTGTATATAGACACATCCTGCTGAGCTGAGATCCTTCCTCGTCAATGCCCAAGGTCGGGGGTAGGgtgcccctgctccctcctctagTCGCTGGCCCGTCTCCTGGTACCCTTTTGCTCTGTGACAAACCCCATCTTCtcatctcctttttcattttctttttttaaagggaagctttttaaaaaggcaacttTCATCATTGTTTCTACAGGATAGGTTTCGTCTCCTCCCGGCCTCCGCCAGCCCCCCAAATGTCTCAGGAACCCCCCCTCCtgaggggggtggcaggggagcccagggccaggtggCCTTGTCATACCCCAGCATCACAGGGCGAGATTCAGAGAACCATCTGTGGAGGCCAAGCAGAGAGCTTGAGCACCCAGGCCAgggactccccgccccccccccccccccccccagcttccaGAGGTTTCCTGAGGGGTAAGCCCTCTTCCCCTACCCACACACCTCCTTGCAATAAAACCAACTGAAAAATCACAGCCGTCGTCCTGGCCGGTGGGGGTGACGACTTGGGGAATTGAGGCCTCTGGGACTGTGGTGGGGGCACGGGCTGAACCCCGCCAAGCACACTTTAACACAAAGCCCCTTGGGAATTGCACTAAACCCCACCCCTAGCTCTGCACCCAGCTtccaccagccctgcccacccatctcgCCTTAACCCTATTCTGCTGCCCGCCAGTCTGTCCCGGGGCCACAGCCTCTGCATGGGCCCAGAGCCGGGACCCCCACCCACCCGGCCCAGCCCCCTAACTCTGCGCAATCACATACTGTATATAGATGTGGAtcgattttatttttattctttaaattaagGTTGTGATAAAGTGTTGCCAAAGATACTGCTGAATTCTCGCGTTTCAGGAAACAAATATTTGAGGGGGAACGTGCTGACTGGTCGGAAAGGACACAGcaaaaaagtgtttttgtttggttgtttggggttttctttggtgttttctttctttggggtgtttttttttaactgcctggtacaaaaaaaaaaagacaaagtgaAATTGTTATTTCCATCATCTTGGTGAAattgtgtggatgtgtgtgtgcgcatgtgtgcgcGAGTGAGGTCTAGGCTGGGGACttctgatgggggcggggggcggggggcaggagtAGTGGGCCTGGCAGGATGGGGGGCCCTGAGCCCCCACCTGGATCAGTCTCCAGCCTgccagactgggagagagagataaatgttCTTGCTGCTGCTCCCTGCCTAGtcccccaccctgaccctgaccctgccttttgagattaaaagaaaaaaaaaggcaaaaaaaaaataaaaattaaaaaccagtgAATGTAAAGTGCCGGACCAGGCCCAGCCTGGCATGGGTGTGGGCCTGTGCCCAGCCGGGCTCCAGTGGGCCATACCAAAGCCTGCCCCCTCGGGCAGCCCACCCGGGAGACCCCATGTGGCCATCTCGTCACCCTGTTTATACAGGGCTGTCCCTCTGCTTCCTTCCGAGGGGGGTTCTCAGGTTGGAAGGGAggggcccccagctcccacctgggTCTTCTGGGGAGTCTGCACTACTGAGACCCATCAGCTGTGTCGCACATGGTGGGACcgaggcaggggccagggccccCAGAACCAAGGCCATCCAGGCAGCCAGGATTGTAGGAGGCAAAACAGagactgaaaggaaaaaaaaaattaaaaccaacaaaaaaagcaaaaatcctattttttgagaaagaaagatatttatatttgcagttttattttaaaaaagttatttaagcTGAGGAAGCAGCCTTCCTGGAATGGTGGTGTTGGCCGGTGCACGACGGGTCAGCCTGGGTCTTGGGCGCCCAGGAGTCATAACCTCAGAGTTTAGACTATCTCGcactaaatatataaatttacatGGAGGTGGGATGGGGGCAGGACCAGGAGATGGGGCTGGGGAGACCCCCATCCCACggccagggctgcctggaggcCAACGGCCAGGGGTCCTGTGCCAGgtaccccccaaccccacccaggcccagacATGAGGTGCCTTGGActttgggggaccaggcctggtGAATGGGGAGTTGGCGGTGGCGCCcctgggggcacagagcacagacATTCCATAGACTGTATTTGAGAGTCTTTATAAAATGTGGGAGATctaaaaaaaatggtaaatatgcacttttggggggtggggggagaagctttaaaagtaataaaaacaaaaagacaaaaggtgaaaacataaaaatcatttttcttgtaCATAAAAAAAACCACTAAACGCAGCCTGTTACGACCGCTGCTGCCTCATTTGCTTGATTTTGAtgttcttttgtgttttgttttggggggagcCTGGGGAGTGGGGATGGAGGGCTTAGGGGCTCCTTCCCCATGGGTTGGGTCCCTTGTTTATAGCACTTGGGGGTCCCAGCTTGGGTTCCAGAGAGAGGACCCCATGCTAGCCTCACTCTTCCTGCCAGGCCTGGGAGGtgaagtggggaagggaggggtgtggACAGTGACTTGCCTCTGGGCTCCAGGGTGGGGTAGGTGTCTGGCACCCCTAGGTGAGGGCAGGTGGCTCCAAGAAGGGGCCTGAGGGACagtgggggcaggcaggaagaACCTGCTAAGCGGGCTCCTTGGCCACCTCCTACTACAAGGTTTCTGGAGGCCCTGGGTGGGGTGGCCTACACAGGGAACTCTAAGTTTGCCAGTGGCCTCCAAGGTGCCAGCCCCCTGTTGGGCCCCAGTGACCTGATCAAGGAGCTGAGCTGGCTGCTTCCTCCATATCCCCAGGGAGAAGGTTGGGCTAGGGCCCGTTCACTGGGGAGGAAAATTGTGTGCTGCAGCCCCCATCTCTGGGTGGGGGCCACCAAACATGGCCACTCACAGGGCCCTGGGGAGaaccctcctccttcccatcccTCAGTTGGACtcaggccagcagggcctggAGTTGGGGTGGGTGACAGTGGCACCAGGGGGCACCGACGGCCATGGTCACAGCCTGGGAGAGGACAAGCAGGACTGTGAAGTGGATTTTCATAGCAGCCGCAGGGAATCTaggggctggcctggccctgggtggGCCTCCCGGTGTCCTTCAGTGGCAAGGTCTGCACTCGTGTGGCCACATGGCAGACACAGGTCTCCAACttggactggggaggggggacagtgGTTCAACAGCCAGACACCGAGGGAACCTGAACCAGCCACAGGGCGAACTAGAGGCCTCTGATCAGGACAGCGATGAAAGCAGGTTCAACAGCCGCCCAGTCCATGTGGCCTCTGCACTCACATTCCCGCATCCCCTCCCAAGGGAGAGGGGCTTTGGGTTTTGAAATCTCATTCACGTATAGTTCCCCCTTATAAAACCATTGGTGGTAGCATATTGGGAATTTTgcaatcaccaccaccatctcgTTTCAGGACATTCCATCCCCCCAAAAAGAAGACCCCTCTCCATCAGCAGTCacgcccctttccctccccccgcccctgacACTAacccacttcctgtctctgtggatttgcctgttcACATTTCACATCAGTGGAATCACtgtgtggtcttttgtgtctggcttctcacTGAGCATCCTGTGCTCAAGGTTCCTCCACGTCGTAGCGAGGGCCAGTGCtgcattccttttcatggctgagtattCCAGGGCATGGATGGGCCACATTTTAGCCATTCTTCAGCTGATGGGCATTGGGCTTGTCCCCACCTTTGGCTATTGTAAAGCTGCTAGGAAGATTCATGTACAACTTTTCTTGAGAAGGTAGGTTTTCATTTCCCTTGGGGGAGATACCtagagtagaattgctgggtcagatggtaactccatgttttcttttaaaaaagttttcattgattttagagaggaagggaggatagaaacGTTaagatgcccagccagtgtggttccgTGGTGGAGACTtagcccatgaaccaggtcatggtttgattcctggtcagggtacaatgctggggttgcgggctcgatccccagtagggggcatggaggaggcagcccactgatgattctcatcactgatgttgctctctctcctctctctaaaatgttttttttttttcttaaacattgatgaaaaacatccttgggctgcctcctgcacacctcctactggggattgagcccacaatccagacctgtgccctgaccggaatagTACAGGTGACTCaggggtcgacactcaaccactgagccacattgactGGGCTAATTTTTTGGAACTGCCGGACTTaaccacagcagctgcaccatctTATGTTCCCACCTGTAGTGCAGGAGGGTCCCAGtcctcatcctcaccagcacttgttgctcTTAGATCTAGCCCTCCTAGTGGCTGTGATTTGTATTTTCCTGGTGACAGGCTGCTGAGCATCTTTTTGGGAGCCTAATGCCTGCCTCACCAGGCCCAGCAGACGGACACTGGGCCAGGCAGTTCAAAGTGAAATCCTCCTCATTTGACCCAATGTGCCTTTTGAATTCTGAACATCATGCAGCAGAGAAAAAACTGGATGGGGAGGTGTTTTGTCATTtggtccctgccccccagctgacACCTCAGACACACAGAAAAGCGGATGCCATGGTGGCTTCACCTTGacctttttatttgcatttttaaaaaaacaattaaattagAATACAAATATTAGAAAACAGCGGCCTTCAGCTGCCAGTGCAGACTGAGGGAGGCTGGACTGCGCAACTGAGTTTATACAGTAAAACTGAATTTGCCCTCGACCAGATTTATGTCCTTTTTGTCTTTAGACCTGAAATGATATTGCTTCCTGACTAGTAGAGTTGTTTATACAAAGGAAAATTATTCTGGGGTTGGTGGGGAAAGGacagggaagagaaaaagcaaaacaggagGGCAGGCAGAAGTGGTCTGGGGTGTTGTGGCTTCTGAGGGGGCAAGGATGCTGGGTGGTGGGCCAAGCACCCAGCTGCA
The sequence above is a segment of the Myotis daubentonii chromosome 5, mMyoDau2.1, whole genome shotgun sequence genome. Coding sequences within it:
- the ZBTB7A gene encoding zinc finger and BTB domain-containing protein 7A, whose translation is MAGGVDGPIGIPFPDHSSDILSGLNEQRTQGLLCDVVILVEGREFPTHRSVLAACSQYFKKLFTSGAVVDQQNVYEIDFVSAEALTALMDFAYTATLTVSTANVSDILSAARLLEIPAVSHVCADLLDRQILAADAGTDAGQLDLVDQIDQRNLLRAKEYLEFFQSNPMNSLPPAAAAAAAAAASFPWSAFGASEDDLDATKEAVAAAVAAVAAGDCNGLDFYGPGPPAERPPAGDGDEGDSNPGLWPERDEDTPAGGLFPPSVAPPAATQNGHYGRGGEEEVSLSEVAPEPGDSPGFLSGTAEGEDGDGTDADGLAASTLLQQMMSSVGRAGSAAAGDSDDESRADDKGVMDYYLKYFSSTHDSDVYPAWSQKVEKKIRAKAFQKCPICEKVIQGAGKLPRHIRTHTGEKPYECNICKVRFTRQDKLKVHMRKHTGEKPYLCQQCGAAFAHNYDLKNHMRVHTGLRPYQCDSCCKTFVRSDHLHRHLKKDGCNGVPSRRGRKPRVRGGGLGGPDPGPGATAPPSASAPPGSPEARRNGQEKHFKDEDEDEEEASPDGLGRLNVAGAGGGGGDGATGNPADGSFAAGLA